A genomic window from Equus asinus isolate D_3611 breed Donkey chromosome 25, EquAss-T2T_v2, whole genome shotgun sequence includes:
- the PLEKHO1 gene encoding pleckstrin homology domain-containing family O member 1 isoform X2 has protein sequence MAVASTSTSDGMLTLDLIQEEDPSPEEPTSCAESFRVDLDKSVAQLAGSRRRADSDRIQPSSDRASGLPQPWERPEKGATYTPQAPKKLTPTEKGRCASLEEILSQRDAAPACTLHLRAEDPPTAIPPHPGQLSRIQDLVARKLEKTQELLAEVQGLGDGKRKAKEPPRSPPDSESEQLLLETERLLGEASSNWSQAKRVLQEVRELRDLYRQMDLQTPDSHLRQTTQHSQYRKSLM, from the exons ATGGCCGTG GCTTCGACCTCTACCTCAGATGGGATGCTAACCTTGGACCTGATCCAGGAGGAAGACCCTTCCCCTGAGGAGCCAACCTCTTGTGCTGAGAGCTTCCGGGTCGACCTGGACAAGTCCGTGGCCCAGCTGGCGGGCAGCCGGCGGAGAGCAGACTCAGACCGGATCCAGCCCTCCTCAGACCGGGCAAGCGGCCTTCCCCAACCGTGGGAAAGGCCAGAAAAGGGGGCCACCTACACCCCCCAGGCACCCAAGAAGTTGACCCCCACAGAGAAAGGCCGCTGTGCCTCCCTGGAGGAGATCCTGTCTCAgcgggacgctgccccagccTGCACCCTCCACCTGCGGGCCGAGGACCCCCCAACCGCTATCCCACCGCACCCGGGGCAGCTGTCCCGGATCCAGGACCTGGTAGCAAGGAAACTAGAGAAGACTCAGGAGCTGCTGGCAGAGGTTCAGGGACTGGGAGATGGGAAGCGAAAGGCCAAGGAGCCCCCTCGGTCTCCTCCTGATTCCGAgtcagagcagctgctgctggagACGGAGCGGCTGCTGGGAGAGGCATCGTCGAATTGGAGCCAGGCGAAGAGGGTGCTGCAGGAAGTCAGGGAGCTGAGGGACCTGTACAGACAGATGGACCTGCAGACCCCCGACTCCCACCTCAGACAGACCACCCAGCACAGTCAGTACCGGAAGAGCCTGATGTGA
- the PLEKHO1 gene encoding pleckstrin homology domain-containing family O member 1 isoform X1, whose protein sequence is MMKKNNSAKRGPQDGNHQFAPPEKVGWVRKFCGKGIFREIWKNRYVVLKGDQLYVSEKEVKDEKNIQEVFDLSDYEKCEELRKSKSRSKKNHSKFTLAHSKQPGNTAPNLIFLAVSPEEKESWISALNSAITRAKNRILDEVTVEEDSYLAHPTRDRAKIQHSRRPPTRGHLMAVASTSTSDGMLTLDLIQEEDPSPEEPTSCAESFRVDLDKSVAQLAGSRRRADSDRIQPSSDRASGLPQPWERPEKGATYTPQAPKKLTPTEKGRCASLEEILSQRDAAPACTLHLRAEDPPTAIPPHPGQLSRIQDLVARKLEKTQELLAEVQGLGDGKRKAKEPPRSPPDSESEQLLLETERLLGEASSNWSQAKRVLQEVRELRDLYRQMDLQTPDSHLRQTTQHSQYRKSLM, encoded by the exons ATGATGAAGAAGAACAATTCCGCCAAGAGG GGGCCTCAGGATGGAAATCATCAGTTTGCACCGCCTGAGAAGGTCGGCTGGGTCCGGAAATTCTGCGGGAAAGGGATTTTCAGGGAGATTTGGAAAAACCGCTATGTGGTGCTGAAAGGGGACCAGCTCTATGTCTCTGAGAAGGAG gtaaaagatgagaaaaatattcaagaGGTGTTTGACCTGAGTGACTATGAGAAGTGTGAAGAGCTGCGGAAATCCAAGAGCAGGAGCAAGAAAAATCATAGCAAGTTTACTCTTGCCCACTCCAAACAGCCTGGTAACACG GCTCCCAACCTGATCTTCCTGGCAGTGAGTCCCGAAGAGAAGGAATCATGGATTAGTGCCCTCAACTCCGCCATCACCCGAGCCAAGAACCGCATCTTGGATGAG GTCACCGTTGAGGAGGACAGCTATCTCGCCCACCCTACTCGAGACAGGGCAAAAATCCAACACTCCCGCCGCCCCCCAACTCGAGGACACCTAATGGCCGTG GCTTCGACCTCTACCTCAGATGGGATGCTAACCTTGGACCTGATCCAGGAGGAAGACCCTTCCCCTGAGGAGCCAACCTCTTGTGCTGAGAGCTTCCGGGTCGACCTGGACAAGTCCGTGGCCCAGCTGGCGGGCAGCCGGCGGAGAGCAGACTCAGACCGGATCCAGCCCTCCTCAGACCGGGCAAGCGGCCTTCCCCAACCGTGGGAAAGGCCAGAAAAGGGGGCCACCTACACCCCCCAGGCACCCAAGAAGTTGACCCCCACAGAGAAAGGCCGCTGTGCCTCCCTGGAGGAGATCCTGTCTCAgcgggacgctgccccagccTGCACCCTCCACCTGCGGGCCGAGGACCCCCCAACCGCTATCCCACCGCACCCGGGGCAGCTGTCCCGGATCCAGGACCTGGTAGCAAGGAAACTAGAGAAGACTCAGGAGCTGCTGGCAGAGGTTCAGGGACTGGGAGATGGGAAGCGAAAGGCCAAGGAGCCCCCTCGGTCTCCTCCTGATTCCGAgtcagagcagctgctgctggagACGGAGCGGCTGCTGGGAGAGGCATCGTCGAATTGGAGCCAGGCGAAGAGGGTGCTGCAGGAAGTCAGGGAGCTGAGGGACCTGTACAGACAGATGGACCTGCAGACCCCCGACTCCCACCTCAGACAGACCACCCAGCACAGTCAGTACCGGAAGAGCCTGATGTGA